The Psychrobacillus sp. FSL K6-2836 nucleotide sequence CAATAAAAAAGTAAAACGTATGCCTGGGAGTATAGTAGCGTCTATGTTTGGCTTTGATGAGAAGGAATACTTCCAATCAGCCGAGGGAGTAGAAGAAGCACCAGTAGTCGATTTTGAAGGAGATGGCGAGTGATGAAGAAGAGTGCACGTGTCATTTCACTTGCGCTTCTCCTAACTTTATTGTTCCCGTTAATAACGCTTGCTGTATCTGATTATCCAGAAGCTATACCAGGAGAACTATATGTCCAGGATTTCTATGATGTTCTATCGGAAGAACAGGAGCAGGAAATTGAAATGCTTGGACAAAACTTAGAGAATGCTACTAGTTCTCAAATTGTCGTAATGACAGTCGAGTCTTTAGAAGGACAGGATGTTGCGACATATGCGGTAGATGTGATGCGTGCCTATGGTATTGGTGATGAAGAGAAGGATAATGGAGTTCTTTTTATTCTGGAAATGGATCCTAATAAAGTCGGTAACCGGGATGTTTACATTGGTGTGGGCTACGGTTTAGAGGGTGCTTTACCTGATGGAAAAGTTGGGAGAATATTAGAAGAGTATACATACCCTTTTTTAGAGCAAGGTGATGCGCCGGGGGCTATACTTTCCACTTATCAGCTTTTATATAACCAGGTTGCTACAGAGTATGGATGGGACGGTGAGTTGGCAACACCACAGGAGCCTTCTCCACTTGCTGGCTCTACAGGCGGTGGATTTTCCTTTTCTACAATCATTGTAATAGTAGTTGTTATTTACTTAATTATTACTATGATGAGAGGAGGCGGGGGTGGTACCGGTTCAGGTAGAAGACGTAATAGCACTGGAATGTTCGGCCCCGGTGGCTTCGGAGGTTTCGGAGGAGGCGGAAGAAGTTCTGGTGGCGGCTTTGGAGGTTTTGGCGGCGGTAGCTCCGGCGGTGGAGGAGCGGGTCGCAAGTGGTAAATTATAAATGGAAGAAGCCCTTTATGGGGCTTTTTTTCATTTGAAATTCCTATTATGTGATTGTTTTAATTATTGTGATAAAATAATGTAGAAGTAATATATGGGGGATTTACAATGAAACTAGTAGAGATTACGAAGGATAACTGGTTACAAACGGTTCTTTTGACCACTAATGAAGACGGGAAGGCAACCATAGTAGAAAAATTTGTAGCATCCAATGCGCTATCTATCGTGCAATCAATTTACGAAACTGGATGGATTGTTAGAGGCGTTGAGGAAGATGACAAGATTATTGGCTTCACTATGTATGGATTAGATGAAGATACTAAAAATTACTGGATATGTCGATTAATGATTGAACACACCTATCAGGGGAAAGGCTATGGCAGAAAGGTTGTTCAGATGATATTGGATGAAATGAAACAGATAGATGATTGTGCAACGATTTATCTATCAACGGAGCCAGACAATGAAGTAGCCATAAGACTATACGAAAGCTTAGGATTCCAAAAAACGGGTAATATCAATGACGGAGAAGCAGAGTTTGTATTGAAATTATGAGCGGGGGAGAGTAAATTGTCCTTTAGTAATTTTAAGTACCGACAAGATAAAAAAACCAACAAACAGTTGGTTTTTTTGTTTGATCAATTTTCAGCAAATTCATTTAGCCTCAGCTTGACCTCTTCAAATATCGGTGTATGTCGATCAGTAGTGATATCACCACTAATACCTAAATCAGAACCCGGAGAGTACATCAGCACTCCATCCTTATACAAAGTAATAGTATACAATGTAGTTCCTATATCTACTGCGTTTGTTAGGTATATTTGATAATTATCCATTTGAGGAAGAGCCTCAGCCCTCTCTTGGCTTTCTTGCTCTGTTACTTCTTTTATAAAAGGATAGTCAATCATTGTCATGATGGGATTTATTTCATTTTTATCGGATGTGCATCCCGATTCAAATTTTACTTTTTCTTGCTGGTCAACCATGCGACCATTGAAGCAAAGCGTATCGAAGGATATATCAATTGATGGAGTTCTTACTTCTTCGTTATTTTCAACATATGCGTTAAAGTTCTCTATTTTCTCTCGAAGTTCTAAGCCTCCACCATCTTTAACTCCATTATAGCTGCCTATTTTTCCAGGCTCTGACGTAGA carries:
- a CDS encoding TPM domain-containing protein, which gives rise to MKKSARVISLALLLTLLFPLITLAVSDYPEAIPGELYVQDFYDVLSEEQEQEIEMLGQNLENATSSQIVVMTVESLEGQDVATYAVDVMRAYGIGDEEKDNGVLFILEMDPNKVGNRDVYIGVGYGLEGALPDGKVGRILEEYTYPFLEQGDAPGAILSTYQLLYNQVATEYGWDGELATPQEPSPLAGSTGGGFSFSTIIVIVVVIYLIITMMRGGGGGTGSGRRRNSTGMFGPGGFGGFGGGGRSSGGGFGGFGGGSSGGGGAGRKW
- a CDS encoding GNAT family N-acetyltransferase, which translates into the protein MKLVEITKDNWLQTVLLTTNEDGKATIVEKFVASNALSIVQSIYETGWIVRGVEEDDKIIGFTMYGLDEDTKNYWICRLMIEHTYQGKGYGRKVVQMILDEMKQIDDCATIYLSTEPDNEVAIRLYESLGFQKTGNINDGEAEFVLKL